A section of the Spirosoma pollinicola genome encodes:
- a CDS encoding phytase: MKIYLPLLLVFLSACHKPAAQTTTPETSQTAVVQPVYITDTVRHDTDDPAIWINPSDPAKSLVIGTDKDQDGGLYVFNLQGKIVKEIHDLKRPNNVDIAYGLTLGGKPTDIAVTTERFTHKLRIFSLPDMQPVDNGGLEMFVGDTSAGFRDLMGIALYKTASGVMYAMVGRKSGPTDGTYIGQYRLEDNGNGQVKATLVRKFGMYSGKKEIESIAVDNELGYVYYSDEGVGVRKYYADPAKGNQELALFAKTGFSEDHEGISIYKTGPKTGYILVSDQGANQFHIFRREGEAGNPNDYKLLKVVKVAAQVSDGSDVTNVPLGKQFPHGLFVTMSEGKTFHYYRWEDIAGKDLK, translated from the coding sequence ATGAAAATTTACCTTCCGTTGCTGCTGGTTTTCCTATCGGCTTGCCATAAGCCTGCCGCCCAGACAACAACGCCCGAAACAAGCCAGACTGCCGTTGTTCAGCCTGTTTATATTACTGACACCGTTCGGCATGATACCGACGACCCGGCTATCTGGATCAATCCAAGCGACCCGGCTAAAAGCCTGGTTATTGGAACCGATAAAGACCAGGATGGTGGCCTGTACGTCTTCAATCTACAGGGCAAGATCGTTAAGGAAATTCATGACCTCAAGCGGCCTAACAATGTAGACATTGCCTACGGCCTGACGCTCGGCGGCAAACCCACCGACATTGCCGTAACCACCGAACGGTTTACGCACAAGCTTCGTATTTTCTCGCTGCCCGATATGCAACCCGTTGACAATGGCGGGCTTGAGATGTTCGTTGGCGATACAAGTGCTGGTTTTCGGGACCTGATGGGTATAGCGCTTTACAAGACGGCATCTGGTGTCATGTATGCGATGGTCGGCCGGAAATCAGGCCCAACCGATGGTACCTATATTGGCCAATACCGACTTGAAGACAATGGAAATGGGCAGGTAAAGGCTACGCTGGTACGAAAGTTCGGGATGTATAGCGGTAAGAAAGAAATCGAGTCGATTGCCGTCGATAACGAACTCGGCTATGTCTACTACTCCGACGAAGGGGTAGGTGTACGTAAATACTACGCCGATCCTGCAAAAGGTAATCAAGAGTTGGCTCTATTCGCTAAAACAGGCTTTTCGGAAGACCACGAAGGAATCTCCATTTACAAAACGGGGCCTAAAACGGGGTACATACTAGTCTCAGACCAGGGAGCCAATCAGTTCCACATCTTCCGTCGAGAAGGAGAAGCGGGCAATCCGAATGACTATAAATTGCTGAAAGTGGTAAAAGTGGCCGCCCAGGTTAGTGATGGTTCCGATGTTACGAACGTCCCCCTAGGCAAGCAATTCCCTCATGGCTTGTTTGTGACGATGTCGGAAGGAAAAACGTTTCACTACTACCGCTGGGAGGATATTGCAGGGAAAGATTTAAAGTAA
- a CDS encoding YncE family protein: MQKRHYLLILFILSGFNKAHAQTPPQYQFQRKINLPTGEGKWDYLKMDGERERLFVSHFDRVHIIDLKTDKQIGEITGLKGVHGIGLAKELNKGYITNGADNTVTVFDYNTFKVLQTIAITGKKPDAVMYDKGTKQVFVFNNGSGNAVVIDAQTDKVVGNVEMGGAPEFAVSNEKGSIFNNNEDTNEIFEIDVKTLKVKNKFSLAPNGVPTGLTIDVANNRLFSVCRKPQTLVILDVTTGKIIQTLPIGGGVDAVVYDKELKLVMTSNGEGNVTIVHQDSPDKYSIVQTLMTKPGCKTLVHRGTTHRIYLSGADYQADGKTPAAGTFGVFVYGPTLKQ; encoded by the coding sequence ATGCAGAAGCGACATTATCTACTTATCCTATTTATTCTTTCCGGTTTCAATAAGGCGCACGCCCAAACTCCTCCTCAGTATCAGTTCCAAAGAAAGATAAATCTTCCCACTGGCGAGGGAAAATGGGATTACCTGAAAATGGACGGCGAACGTGAACGACTCTTTGTTTCGCACTTCGACCGGGTACATATTATTGACCTTAAGACCGATAAACAGATCGGTGAGATTACCGGGCTGAAAGGCGTACACGGCATTGGTCTGGCGAAGGAGTTGAATAAAGGATACATCACCAATGGTGCCGACAATACTGTTACGGTTTTTGATTACAATACCTTCAAGGTTCTGCAAACCATAGCGATTACGGGCAAAAAGCCGGACGCCGTTATGTACGACAAAGGGACAAAACAGGTTTTTGTCTTCAACAATGGCAGTGGCAACGCAGTCGTGATTGACGCGCAAACGGATAAAGTCGTTGGCAATGTAGAGATGGGTGGCGCACCCGAATTCGCCGTTTCGAACGAAAAAGGCAGTATTTTCAACAATAACGAAGATACCAACGAGATTTTTGAGATCGACGTGAAGACGCTGAAAGTCAAAAATAAATTCTCATTAGCACCCAACGGCGTGCCAACGGGCTTAACAATCGACGTTGCAAACAACCGGTTATTTTCCGTCTGCCGAAAGCCCCAAACGCTGGTAATTCTGGATGTGACTACGGGCAAAATTATTCAGACGCTGCCTATTGGCGGGGGCGTTGATGCTGTCGTGTATGACAAGGAGCTAAAATTAGTCATGACCTCGAACGGCGAGGGCAACGTCACGATTGTACATCAGGACTCACCCGATAAATATTCTATTGTTCAGACGCTAATGACAAAACCCGGCTGTAAAACGCTGGTTCACCGCGGAACCACCCATCGTATATACCTAAGCGGTGCCGACTACCAGGCCGATGGAAAAACTCCTGCTGCCGGTACGTTTGGCGTATTTGTTTACGGCCCAACCCTAAAACAGTAA
- a CDS encoding TonB-dependent receptor produces MKYTLYLFLLLGSFTVQAATLKGTITDARTGEPLIGATVMLANTKFGGTVGLDGNYVIKGVPAGTYTFTAQYISYQKTQKVIVVGNELGVVIHNFALAESSHDLTEVIITGHADRESDVSTRKTEQQADNVLNIIGAKAISLLPDITVANVLQRVSGVSIVRNSTGDGQFAVIRGMERRYNYTLVNGIKIPSPDNKNRYVPMDIFPADLLERLEVVKALTPNMEGDAIGGSMNMIMRSAPDYLVLSATASGGYSQLFSSQPFSGFSAKGINFKSPSEVSGSNTTYAQPEEFSRQSLNYKNVSLPVNGLFSLSVGNRIFNHKLGFLLGGSYQHTYRGSTTKFVGLNGQPSPDPKPNTPIFNSVDTRLNSNELARTGLNLKLDYAFNANNKLSLYGLYMNLDDKQHRTILGDQLTAFGDVSTSERSVFRRQNVYNGTLQGDHNLTDKLKLNWSAVYSQAKSQTPSWGSFGLTYRVEPDINGNPVRGAEYINSVSYIWTHNSDRDLAGYVNFIYTLAPNAEVSAGGLYRDKDRANFYNDYSLATVLTGGDRQVYTNINNAILSFRPISTALSDSANGNNYTAKEQIAAGYIQGKVTLADRWQFVGGVRVENTNQTYLSALPITSAGKTGTIQYMDILPSLHLKYMLSARENVRFSYFRGISRPGFFELVPANFPGDFYTESGNPYVKHTVADNVDLRYEFFSRGSEQLLIGGFYKNIQNPIEYGFNVVSNVNTVYQPLNFGTATNFGAELVFAKFFNNWGVSGNYTFTKSSITTTKRIYSRDASGSIISTEGTQTRPLQGQSDHIANLSLIYKNQKTGFDAQLAWVYTGKRINIVSPFLGLDYWQRGTSQVDFSAEKRFGLKQGASRFSIFVKLQNLLNNPIIVEILQPNSLTNLPDQTRTDRILVQKDVFQQSYILGFRYKR; encoded by the coding sequence ATGAAATACACACTTTACTTATTCTTGCTGCTGGGCTCGTTTACGGTTCAGGCTGCTACACTAAAAGGGACAATTACCGATGCTCGTACGGGAGAGCCACTGATTGGCGCTACCGTAATGCTGGCAAATACAAAATTCGGAGGCACCGTTGGACTGGATGGCAACTACGTAATCAAAGGTGTACCGGCCGGAACCTACACGTTCACAGCCCAGTACATCAGCTATCAGAAAACCCAGAAAGTTATTGTGGTTGGTAACGAGTTAGGGGTAGTCATTCACAACTTTGCACTGGCCGAATCGAGCCACGATCTGACCGAGGTTATCATTACGGGTCATGCCGACCGCGAAAGCGATGTAAGTACCCGAAAAACCGAGCAACAGGCCGATAACGTCCTGAATATCATTGGTGCCAAAGCGATTTCGCTCCTGCCCGACATCACGGTTGCCAACGTACTACAGCGTGTATCGGGGGTATCCATTGTGCGAAACAGCACGGGCGACGGGCAATTTGCCGTCATTCGGGGTATGGAGCGTCGGTATAATTACACGCTCGTGAACGGCATTAAAATTCCCAGCCCGGACAACAAAAATCGCTACGTGCCAATGGATATTTTCCCGGCCGATCTGCTCGAACGTCTGGAAGTAGTCAAAGCACTTACGCCTAACATGGAAGGCGACGCCATTGGTGGGTCGATGAACATGATTATGCGTTCGGCTCCCGATTATCTAGTGCTCTCGGCTACGGCATCGGGTGGGTATAGCCAACTATTCAGTAGTCAGCCCTTTTCGGGGTTTAGTGCCAAAGGCATCAATTTCAAATCGCCGTCGGAAGTATCCGGGAGCAACACCACCTATGCCCAACCGGAAGAATTCTCCCGGCAATCGCTCAATTACAAAAATGTGTCGCTACCCGTCAATGGCCTGTTCAGTCTGTCGGTTGGTAACCGGATTTTCAACCATAAACTTGGCTTCTTATTAGGCGGCAGCTACCAGCACACCTACCGGGGCAGTACTACAAAATTTGTGGGACTCAACGGGCAGCCAAGCCCCGATCCAAAACCCAATACCCCCATTTTCAACTCAGTAGATACTCGGCTTAATTCCAACGAGCTAGCCCGGACGGGCCTGAATCTGAAACTGGATTATGCATTTAACGCCAACAACAAGCTAAGTCTCTATGGCTTATACATGAACCTGGATGACAAACAGCACCGTACCATTCTGGGCGATCAGCTTACGGCATTCGGCGATGTGAGCACCAGTGAGCGATCGGTATTCCGGCGTCAGAATGTCTATAACGGCACCTTACAGGGCGACCATAACCTGACAGACAAACTAAAACTAAACTGGTCGGCGGTTTATTCGCAGGCGAAAAGTCAAACACCCAGTTGGGGTTCGTTTGGGCTTACCTACCGCGTAGAGCCGGATATAAACGGCAATCCGGTTCGGGGAGCTGAATACATCAACTCGGTAAGTTATATCTGGACGCACAACAGCGACCGCGATCTGGCAGGTTATGTCAATTTTATCTACACGCTGGCTCCAAATGCTGAAGTATCGGCGGGTGGACTTTACCGCGATAAAGACCGGGCGAATTTCTACAACGATTATTCGCTGGCCACAGTGCTAACCGGTGGCGACCGGCAGGTATATACCAACATCAATAACGCTATACTCTCTTTCCGGCCTATTTCAACTGCGTTGTCTGACAGTGCCAACGGCAATAATTACACGGCCAAAGAACAAATTGCAGCGGGTTATATACAGGGCAAAGTCACCCTTGCCGATCGTTGGCAGTTTGTTGGCGGTGTTCGGGTTGAAAACACAAACCAGACTTATTTATCGGCCTTGCCAATTACTTCCGCAGGTAAAACAGGCACTATTCAGTACATGGATATTCTGCCAAGCCTGCACCTCAAGTACATGTTGTCGGCAAGGGAAAATGTACGATTTTCCTATTTTCGGGGTATCAGCCGACCCGGCTTTTTTGAACTCGTACCGGCCAACTTTCCCGGAGATTTCTACACCGAATCAGGTAATCCATACGTCAAACATACCGTTGCCGATAACGTTGACCTGCGCTACGAATTCTTTTCCCGTGGCAGCGAGCAACTGTTGATCGGTGGTTTTTACAAGAATATCCAGAACCCTATTGAATACGGGTTCAATGTGGTCAGCAACGTAAACACGGTATACCAACCGTTGAACTTCGGCACGGCGACCAATTTTGGGGCCGAGCTGGTATTTGCCAAGTTTTTCAACAACTGGGGTGTATCAGGCAACTACACCTTCACCAAGTCGAGTATCACTACCACGAAGCGGATTTACAGTCGCGATGCATCGGGAAGTATTATCTCTACAGAAGGTACCCAAACGCGCCCTCTACAGGGGCAGTCCGATCACATTGCCAACCTCTCGCTGATCTATAAAAATCAAAAAACTGGATTCGATGCTCAACTGGCCTGGGTGTATACGGGCAAGCGCATCAATATCGTATCGCCATTCTTAGGACTTGACTACTGGCAACGCGGCACCTCACAAGTGGACTTTTCGGCCGAAAAGCGCTTTGGGCTGAAACAGGGTGCTTCCCGATTTTCAATTTTCGTGAAGCTGCAGAACCTGCTGAACAACCCTATTATCGTCGAAATCTTACAGCCCAACAGCCTGACCAATTTACCTGACCAAACCCGTACCGACCGGATTCTGGTGCAGAAAGACGTGTTTCAGCAAAGCTATATTCTTGGCTTTCGCTACAAACGCTAA